The proteins below come from a single uncultured Carboxylicivirga sp. genomic window:
- a CDS encoding LacI family DNA-binding transcriptional regulator, producing the protein MKSHPITIKDIARVLGISPSTVSRALKDHPDISPKTKQLVQTFAEKVNYRPNALALSLRSSKTNTIGIVIPEIVHHFFSTVISGIDDVAYGKGYNAIICQTNENYQREVIDLQALIDNRVDGVLVSMSKNTHDFTHFQNVRDNGIPIVFFDRICEEISTDRVIADDFEGARIATKHLISKGCRKIMHLSAPQHLLIGKNRKEGYCSALKEHQLECNDRLLVKCDTRESVFAKEDEIIKLAGEIDGIFAVNDSTAIAAMQILQRNGYNVPKDIAVVGFGDGPISDIAYPPLTTVEQKGYIIGQAAMNLLIGHIEDTAIEGEFETKIFTPELVERTSSQLGKSI; encoded by the coding sequence ATGAAGTCACATCCGATAACAATAAAAGATATAGCACGAGTTTTAGGCATTTCACCTTCAACTGTTTCAAGGGCATTAAAAGATCATCCTGATATTAGTCCAAAAACCAAACAGTTGGTGCAAACTTTTGCCGAAAAGGTAAATTACCGCCCCAATGCTTTAGCTTTGAGTTTACGTAGTAGTAAAACCAATACGATTGGAATAGTGATTCCGGAAATTGTACACCATTTTTTCTCAACAGTAATAAGTGGAATTGATGATGTAGCATATGGTAAAGGATACAATGCTATTATTTGTCAGACAAATGAAAACTACCAACGAGAAGTAATTGATTTACAAGCACTAATTGACAATAGAGTTGATGGAGTATTGGTATCGATGAGTAAGAACACTCATGATTTTACTCATTTTCAAAATGTAAGAGATAACGGTATTCCTATCGTATTTTTCGATCGTATCTGTGAAGAAATTTCAACTGACCGAGTTATTGCTGATGATTTTGAAGGAGCTCGCATTGCAACTAAACACCTTATTAGTAAAGGCTGTCGAAAAATAATGCATCTTTCAGCTCCTCAACATTTATTGATTGGTAAAAACAGAAAAGAAGGTTACTGCAGCGCACTAAAGGAGCATCAACTTGAATGCAATGATCGACTTCTGGTTAAATGCGACACTCGTGAATCTGTATTTGCAAAAGAAGATGAGATTATAAAATTAGCTGGTGAAATTGATGGAATATTCGCTGTTAACGACAGTACTGCTATTGCTGCAATGCAAATTCTTCAACGTAACGGATACAATGTTCCCAAAGACATAGCAGTAGTAGGCTTTGGTGACGGTCCTATTTCAGACATTGCCTATCCTCCATTAACAACCGTTGAACAAAAAGGGTACATCATAGGTCAGGCAGCAATGAATTTATTAATAGGACATATTGAGGATACTGCCATCGAAGGAGAATTCGAAACAAAAATTTTTACACCTGAATTAGTTGAACGTACATCTTCTCAATTAGGAAAGTCAATTTAA